Proteins from a single region of Pseudomonas sp. 10S4:
- a CDS encoding YybH family protein — translation MNERDQVLKAAADLVTAFTRNDREAYFGAFSTDASFVFYTLEQPLLSRDAYQALWDNWRAEDGFEVLSCTSSNAFVSLQGDVAIFIHDVATELRMQGEQHFSQERETIVFKKQASGQEQQGHWLACHEHLSAMPEGLPTP, via the coding sequence ATGAACGAACGCGATCAGGTTCTGAAAGCTGCCGCCGACCTGGTGACAGCCTTTACCCGTAACGATCGCGAAGCCTACTTCGGTGCGTTCAGCACCGACGCGAGCTTCGTGTTCTACACCCTAGAACAGCCCCTGCTGTCGCGCGATGCCTATCAGGCGTTGTGGGACAACTGGCGCGCCGAGGATGGCTTCGAGGTGCTCTCGTGCACCTCGAGCAACGCCTTCGTCAGCCTGCAGGGTGACGTGGCGATTTTCATCCATGACGTAGCCACCGAGCTGCGCATGCAAGGGGAGCAACACTTCAGCCAGGAGCGCGAGACGATTGTTTTCAAGAAACAAGCGTCTGGCCAAGAACAACAAGGCCATTGGCTGGCCTGCCACGAACATTTGTCCGCAATGCCGGAAGGGCTGCCAACCCCTTAG
- the speB gene encoding agmatinase, translating into MDKILHQPLGGNEMPRFGGIATMMRLPHLPTAAGLDAAFIGVPLDIGTSLRPGTRFGPREIRAESVMIRPYNMATGAAPFDSLSVADIGDVAINTFNLLDAVRIIEESYHSILEHDVIPLTLGGDHTITLPILRAIHKKHGKVGLVHIDAHADVNDHMFGEKIAHGTTFRRAVEEGLLDPDRVVQIGLRAQGYTSEDFNWSRKQGFRVVQAEECWHKSLAPLMAEVREKVGGGPVYLSFDIDGIDPAWAPGTGTPEIGGLTTIQAIEIVRGCQGLDLVGCDLVEVSPAYDTTGNTSLLAANLLYEMLCVLPGVAHR; encoded by the coding sequence GTGGACAAGATTCTTCACCAACCACTGGGCGGCAATGAAATGCCGCGCTTCGGCGGCATCGCCACCATGATGCGACTTCCCCATTTGCCTACCGCTGCCGGCCTGGATGCTGCCTTCATTGGCGTGCCGCTGGACATCGGCACCTCGCTGCGCCCCGGCACCCGTTTCGGACCCCGCGAAATCCGCGCTGAATCGGTGATGATCCGCCCGTACAACATGGCCACCGGCGCTGCACCATTCGATTCCCTGTCGGTCGCTGACATCGGTGATGTGGCAATCAACACGTTCAACCTGCTGGACGCCGTGCGGATCATCGAAGAGTCCTACCACAGCATCCTCGAACACGATGTGATCCCGCTGACCCTAGGCGGCGACCACACCATCACCCTGCCAATCCTGCGTGCGATCCATAAAAAGCACGGCAAGGTCGGCCTGGTGCACATCGACGCCCACGCCGATGTGAACGATCACATGTTCGGCGAGAAAATCGCCCACGGCACCACCTTCCGTCGCGCTGTCGAAGAAGGCCTGCTGGACCCGGACCGCGTCGTGCAAATTGGTCTGCGCGCCCAGGGCTACACCTCCGAAGACTTCAACTGGAGCCGCAAACAAGGCTTCCGCGTTGTTCAAGCCGAAGAGTGCTGGCACAAATCCCTGGCACCACTGATGGCCGAAGTTCGCGAGAAAGTCGGCGGCGGTCCGGTGTACCTGAGTTTCGACATCGACGGCATCGATCCGGCTTGGGCACCTGGCACCGGCACCCCGGAAATCGGCGGTCTGACGACCATTCAGGCGATTGAAATCGTCCGTGGCTGCCAAGGCCTCGACCTGGTCGGCTGCGATCTGGTAGAAGTCTCGCCCGCTTACGACACCACCGGCAACACCTCGCTGTTGGCTGCCAACCTGCTGTACGAAATGCTCTGCGTACTGCCTGGCGTGGCCCACCGCTGA
- a CDS encoding LysR family transcriptional regulator, with amino-acid sequence MANALPDLKLLRIFVSVVRHQGFANAQQELNLSTSAISTYMSQLEAALGLVLCHRGRGGFSLTSKGELFHQETLRLLGELEGFEQYAAALKGELRGTLNLGVIDSTVSDKALPFAEAIGAYTQEHPAVHLHLSVMSPYELQLGVQDNRLDLAIGAFSTRMSGLVYMPLYREQHWLYCSSRHPLFTERRIPEQVITQQRMVGRGYWSQAELARHGFKHSAATVESMEAQLILVLSGAYIGYLPEHYAQAWADKGDLRVLLPATFGYQAPFSMIVRRGRSREPLIQTFRDLLKAQLNPAA; translated from the coding sequence ATGGCCAACGCTTTACCCGACCTGAAACTATTACGCATCTTCGTCAGCGTGGTCCGTCATCAGGGGTTCGCCAACGCCCAGCAAGAGCTCAACCTCTCGACCTCGGCGATCAGCACTTACATGAGCCAGCTCGAAGCCGCGCTTGGCCTGGTGCTCTGCCATCGTGGTCGCGGTGGTTTCAGCCTGACCAGCAAGGGCGAGTTGTTCCACCAGGAAACCCTGCGTCTGTTGGGCGAGCTCGAAGGCTTCGAACAATACGCGGCAGCGCTAAAGGGCGAACTGCGCGGCACGCTGAACCTCGGCGTCATCGATTCCACTGTCAGCGACAAGGCGTTGCCTTTCGCCGAAGCCATCGGCGCCTACACCCAGGAACACCCGGCCGTGCATTTGCACTTGTCGGTGATGAGCCCTTACGAACTGCAACTCGGCGTGCAGGACAACCGCCTCGATCTGGCCATCGGCGCGTTCTCCACGCGCATGAGCGGGCTGGTCTATATGCCGCTGTACCGCGAACAGCACTGGCTGTATTGCAGCAGTCGGCATCCGCTGTTCACCGAACGGCGGATTCCCGAACAAGTCATCACCCAGCAACGCATGGTCGGGCGCGGTTACTGGAGCCAGGCGGAACTGGCGCGTCACGGCTTCAAACACAGCGCCGCCACCGTGGAAAGTATGGAAGCCCAATTGATTCTGGTGTTGTCCGGCGCCTACATCGGCTACCTGCCGGAGCACTACGCCCAGGCTTGGGCCGACAAGGGCGATCTGCGGGTGTTGCTGCCGGCGACGTTCGGCTATCAGGCACCGTTTTCGATGATCGTGCGCCGTGGCCGAAGCCGCGAACCGCTGATCCAGACCTTCCGCGACTTGCTCAAAGCACAGCTCAACCCGGCTGCTTAA
- a CDS encoding tRNA-uridine aminocarboxypropyltransferase — protein MSRIQCPRCLRPQTHCLCPLIPSLDSRTRVLLLQHPSEVNHALNTARLAALGLQNAELIVGEVFEDLPALLNRPGYQARLLFPAEEARPLQAYAASDEPLLLVVPDGTWRKARKMLHLNPLLAALPRVTLLDGGVSRYRLRKAPGPGALSTVEAIVQALQTLEAPMTFEPLLKPFEALIEGQIAAMGEETYQKNHGG, from the coding sequence ATGTCCAGAATCCAATGCCCGCGCTGCCTGCGCCCACAAACCCATTGCCTGTGTCCGCTGATCCCGAGCCTCGACAGCCGCACCCGGGTGTTGCTGTTGCAGCATCCCAGCGAAGTGAACCATGCGCTGAACACCGCACGACTAGCGGCGTTGGGATTGCAGAATGCCGAGTTGATCGTGGGTGAAGTGTTCGAGGATTTGCCGGCGCTGTTGAACCGGCCGGGCTATCAGGCGCGGTTGTTGTTTCCTGCCGAAGAGGCGCGGCCATTGCAGGCTTACGCTGCATCCGATGAACCGCTGCTGCTGGTGGTTCCGGACGGCACCTGGCGCAAGGCGCGCAAGATGCTGCACCTTAATCCGTTGCTGGCGGCGTTGCCCCGAGTGACGTTGCTGGATGGAGGTGTGTCGCGCTATCGGTTGCGCAAGGCGCCGGGGCCGGGGGCGTTGTCGACGGTGGAGGCGATTGTGCAGGCGTTGCAGACACTCGAGGCGCCGATGACGTTTGAGCCGTTGTTAAAACCGTTTGAGGCGTTGATCGAGGGGCAGATTGCGGCGATGGGGGAGGAGACTTACCAAAAAAATCACGGTGGTTAA
- the lapD gene encoding cyclic di-GMP receptor LapD: protein MSLRKQLFLAICLFLLVAFSGSFFVGLENSREQMLGQLRSHAQDAATALGLSLTTQIDDPATMELMVSSIFDSGYFSSIRVVNIIDEQVLVERDAPAKINGVPDWFVSLVNLHPQGGDALIMRGWEQAARVEVLSNPQFALAKLWDSTLGSLVWLLLCGLLSAMFGGWLLRRQLRPLDKMVKQAEAISKREFLSLPKLPRTPELKRVVLAMNQMVEKLKALFAEEAARSEKLRADSYQDSLTGLANRRLLDEQLADHLLISEQSSDGHLLMVRINDLAGLNQRLGGQRTDALIGAVGELLKRLTQLPERRTWLAARNRGGEFSLLTPGLDDKDAARLCAEISATLENLRLTGASDSMPVAHLGIVAYQPGEPAGDVLLRLDQALTQAQQHPERPWAHLDHSTTEPNQSQHDWRTWIDDALTHGKLQLYFQPVVQCADTSQVLHHKVLARLLDPEGKAIAAGHFLPWIERLGWSARFDLAMLEATLDYLAVNRWPLALSLSGSSLRNPESLQLLLQSLDSLPELAPLLTLEIDERQLPPPDELQRLSHSLLNTGYRIGLQHFGGRFSQIGNLTQLGLAYLKIDGSYIRGIDEQNDKRLFIEAIFRATNSIDLPLIAEMVETRGELEVIRELGLFGVMGRLIGPPEPM, encoded by the coding sequence ATGTCACTGCGCAAACAACTGTTTCTCGCCATTTGCCTGTTTCTGCTGGTGGCGTTCAGCGGCAGTTTTTTTGTCGGCCTGGAGAACTCCCGCGAGCAGATGCTCGGCCAGTTGCGCTCCCACGCCCAGGATGCCGCTACCGCGTTGGGGTTGTCGCTGACGACGCAGATAGACGACCCGGCGACGATGGAACTGATGGTCAGCTCGATTTTCGACAGTGGCTATTTCAGTAGCATCCGGGTGGTCAACATCATCGATGAACAAGTTCTGGTAGAACGTGACGCACCGGCGAAAATCAACGGTGTGCCCGACTGGTTTGTCAGTCTGGTAAACCTGCACCCGCAAGGGGGCGACGCATTGATCATGCGCGGCTGGGAGCAAGCGGCTCGGGTCGAAGTGTTGAGCAATCCGCAGTTCGCCCTGGCCAAATTGTGGGACAGCACACTCGGCAGCCTGGTCTGGTTGCTGCTGTGCGGGCTGCTTAGCGCGATGTTCGGCGGCTGGCTGCTGCGCCGGCAATTGCGCCCGCTGGACAAGATGGTCAAGCAGGCCGAAGCCATCAGTAAACGGGAGTTTCTCAGCCTGCCGAAACTGCCACGCACGCCTGAATTGAAACGAGTGGTGCTGGCCATGAACCAGATGGTCGAGAAGCTCAAGGCACTGTTCGCCGAAGAGGCTGCGCGCAGTGAAAAGCTGCGGGCTGACTCCTACCAGGACAGCCTGACGGGGCTGGCGAACCGGCGCTTGCTGGATGAGCAATTAGCCGACCATTTGCTGATCAGCGAACAGAGCAGCGACGGCCACTTGCTGATGGTGCGGATCAACGATCTGGCGGGGCTCAACCAGCGCCTGGGCGGCCAGCGCACCGACGCGTTGATTGGCGCCGTCGGCGAACTCCTGAAACGCCTGACGCAACTCCCGGAGCGGCGCACCTGGCTGGCGGCGCGCAATCGCGGTGGCGAGTTCAGTCTGCTGACCCCAGGCCTGGACGACAAAGACGCCGCACGCCTGTGCGCCGAGATCAGCGCGACCCTGGAAAACCTGCGCCTGACCGGCGCCAGCGACAGCATGCCGGTGGCGCACCTGGGCATCGTCGCCTACCAACCGGGCGAACCGGCCGGCGACGTCCTGCTGCGCCTTGATCAGGCCTTGACCCAGGCTCAGCAGCACCCCGAGCGGCCGTGGGCTCATCTGGATCATTCCACCACCGAGCCGAACCAGTCCCAGCACGACTGGCGTACCTGGATCGACGACGCCCTGACCCACGGCAAATTGCAGCTGTATTTCCAACCGGTGGTGCAATGCGCCGACACCAGCCAAGTGCTGCACCACAAGGTACTCGCACGCCTGCTCGACCCCGAAGGCAAGGCGATTGCCGCCGGGCACTTCCTGCCGTGGATCGAACGCCTCGGCTGGTCGGCACGATTCGACCTGGCCATGCTTGAGGCCACCCTCGACTACCTCGCTGTCAACCGCTGGCCCCTGGCGTTGAGCCTGTCCGGCAGCAGCCTGCGTAATCCAGAGTCGTTGCAACTGCTCCTGCAATCGCTCGACTCCCTGCCGGAACTGGCGCCGCTGCTGACCCTGGAAATCGACGAACGCCAACTGCCGCCCCCGGACGAGTTGCAGCGCCTGAGCCATAGCTTGCTCAACACCGGTTACCGCATCGGGTTGCAGCATTTTGGCGGGCGTTTTAGCCAGATCGGCAATTTGACTCAACTCGGGCTCGCGTACCTGAAGATTGATGGGAGCTATATTCGCGGGATTGATGAGCAGAATGATAAGCGGCTGTTCATCGAGGCGATTTTCCGGGCGACTAACAGCATTGATTTGCCGTTGATTGCGGAGATGGTCGAGACGCGGGGGGAGTTGGAGGTGATCAGGGAGCTTGGGTTGTTTGGGGTGATGGGGCGGTTGATTGGGCCGCCGGAGCCTATGTGA
- a CDS encoding YbaN family protein, whose protein sequence is MDHPIGNRSLVLRYVLLAIGWLSVALGVIGIFLPVLPTTPFLLLAAACFARSSPRFYQWLVEHPRLGPWIRDYLDGNGIPLKGKAYAIGLMWASILFSCYLVPLPWARGFMLTSAVLVTVYILKQKTLQKP, encoded by the coding sequence ATGGACCACCCCATAGGCAACCGCTCCCTGGTGTTGCGCTACGTGCTGCTGGCCATCGGCTGGCTGAGCGTAGCGTTGGGGGTGATCGGGATTTTCCTGCCGGTATTGCCCACCACGCCTTTCCTGCTGCTGGCGGCCGCCTGTTTCGCCCGCAGTTCGCCGCGTTTCTACCAATGGCTGGTCGAGCATCCGCGCCTTGGGCCGTGGATTCGCGACTACCTGGACGGCAACGGCATCCCGCTCAAGGGCAAGGCCTACGCCATCGGCTTGATGTGGGCGAGTATTCTGTTCTCCTGCTACCTGGTGCCGCTGCCTTGGGCGCGGGGGTTTATGTTGACCAGTGCGGTACTGGTGACGGTTTACATCCTCAAGCAGAAAACCCTGCAGAAGCCTTGA
- a CDS encoding YecA family protein yields the protein MSFAEQLTRLQVFLDADELHDEALDYVAAHGYLTALSICSESVPDREWIDALFAEEPHYADDAEREAIESTLLALKAHIARQLASDEEFELPCDLDLGEEPDDSDLRGWCIGFMEGVFLREAAWFETAEDEVSEMLLPIMVGSGLFDEQPEFEDIAKDANLMDDMIVQIPEALTALYLLCQAPDEKPAILKPRHH from the coding sequence ATGTCCTTCGCTGAGCAACTAACCCGCCTGCAAGTCTTCCTCGACGCTGATGAACTGCATGACGAGGCGCTGGACTACGTGGCCGCCCACGGCTACCTCACTGCGCTGTCGATCTGTTCCGAAAGCGTTCCCGACCGTGAATGGATCGACGCACTCTTCGCTGAAGAGCCGCACTACGCCGACGACGCCGAGCGTGAAGCGATCGAATCCACCCTACTGGCCCTCAAGGCTCACATCGCTCGCCAACTGGCGTCCGACGAAGAGTTCGAGCTGCCGTGCGACCTGGACCTGGGTGAAGAGCCGGATGATTCCGACCTGCGCGGCTGGTGCATCGGTTTCATGGAAGGCGTGTTCCTGCGCGAAGCCGCCTGGTTCGAAACCGCCGAAGACGAAGTCAGCGAAATGCTGCTGCCGATCATGGTCGGTTCCGGTCTGTTCGACGAACAGCCTGAGTTCGAAGACATCGCCAAGGACGCCAACCTGATGGACGATATGATCGTGCAGATCCCGGAAGCCCTGACCGCGCTCTACTTGCTGTGCCAGGCACCCGACGAAAAACCGGCGATCCTCAAGCCACGTCACCACTAA